ATCATGTCCTAACAGTTTACATAGGACTGGACTGGAAAGtagaagaagagagagagagagagagaggtacCTACCTGTGCAATGGTGCGGTTACCAGCTAAAATCTTAGACTCTCTGCTTGAAACAGCGGTAATCTTGTTATAAACGCAATCAAAGTGCACCAAAACGGTTGAACCCTTTTCAGCTGTGGGACCTTTCCCTTGGACAACATCATAGTATTGCAGCAGCCCATCCGCTGCAAGGCAACcaacaattaaataaataaatttccTACCTTGTCAAGccaaactgtttttttttttttttttaagaataaTAAGAGAGACTAACGGGTAGTGAGGTAGTCTTCAAGGGGGATGGCCTTTCTGTTGCGTCTTTCTCTGGCCACCGACTGTTGAGGGTTTGAGATTAGGCTCACTGATATCAGaattgctgctgctgctgctgatctTCTTGAAATTGAAATGGGCGCCACATTTTGATTCAGTTCTTGCTTCTTCTTTGTTGGGGGTTTgcacgaagaagaagaagaaatggagAAGGGACTCGTTATTTTGTGCAAACAAGCCATGGCCCAAATCTCAAGACCTATCCTCTACCGCATAATATAATCAATCCCTCCCCCTTTcgccgttttttttttttttttattatagagCTAGGTTATAACCCCCTTTATTagacgggttaaataaataaattttatgtattaaataataaaataatatatctttaaaaccctaCTTTATTGCATGgtttgaataaatttaatttgatatatattaaatactaaaaagttatatttataagAACTATATTTATTGTACGGGTTGTATAAACGTAAATTTGTATACcagataaaaaaaagttatatctttaaaaccatgtgtattacacgtgttgaataaatgtaatattatttactaaataataaaaaatttatatctttaaaaacactcgtgtattacacgggttgaataaatattattttatataccaaataataagaaaattatatttaaaaaaaccaaTGGATATACTCGGTACGCCATAGATATGGTGATTACGCagatgattattgaaaagaaTATACAATGGTTAaacatgttattcaagaagcaaataagcAGTTATTTGagtaataaaatataaaatagattatattttaaaaaaaacccATAATAAATCCAATctaatatctatactatatactaaaagaaaccactttagggacaaTTGTCATCATATTATGCCATTtcttataaataattattattttaattttaatttctTCTAATTAATTGATAATCCTAAGTTTTCTTAATAAATAagtattataataattattataatagtATATGCCATGCCATTAAATCCTGAGATGGGCTCGTGATCTTACTCTAGCCCAGAGTCCATCCAAATATGACAAACAAACAAAGATGCCGATAACAAGTTAAATGTGGGCCTAAAATATTGTCACAACTCACATAGATATTTTAACTGCATGcataatttttttgtttttaaattagaaagattttttttttttttaaatttactaTTAAGTTTAATCTAGAGTTAACTTCTATTTTGCTCCTTATAGTTTGGTCAATCGTTTTAATGGTTATGCTCTAATcttttaaaaatagccatttgaTTCCCTGGTCTATGAAACCCATCACGATTTCACTCCCCGTCCCAAACAAA
The Helianthus annuus cultivar XRQ/B chromosome 6, HanXRQr2.0-SUNRISE, whole genome shotgun sequence genome window above contains:
- the LOC110866010 gene encoding peptidyl-prolyl cis-trans isomerase FKBP18, chloroplastic isoform X2; its protein translation is MACLHKITSPFSISSSSSCKPPTKKKQELNQNVAPISISRRSAAAAAILISVSLISNPQQSVARERRNRKAIPLEDYLTTPDGLLQYYDVVQGKGPTAEKGSTVLVHFDCVYNKITAVSSRESKILAGNRTIAQVGAPPGRERKRDFVDNPNGLFSAQAAPKPPPAMYTVVEGMKVGGKRTVIVPPEMGYGKKGLNEIPPGATFQLNLELLQVMQPEGK
- the LOC110866010 gene encoding peptidyl-prolyl cis-trans isomerase FKBP18, chloroplastic isoform X1, which produces MACLHKITSPFSISSSSSCKPPTKKKQELNQNVAPISISRRSAAAAAILISVSLISNPQQSVARERRNRKAIPLEDYLTTPDGLLQYYDVVQGKGPTAEKGSTVLVHFDCVYNKITAVSSRESKILAGNRTIAQPYEFKVGAPPGRERKRDFVDNPNGLFSAQAAPKPPPAMYTVVEGMKVGGKRTVIVPPEMGYGKKGLNEIPPGATFQLNLELLQVMQPEGK